Proteins encoded together in one Festucalex cinctus isolate MCC-2025b chromosome 8, RoL_Fcin_1.0, whole genome shotgun sequence window:
- the tmcc1b gene encoding transmembrane and coiled-coil domains protein 1b isoform X2 has protein sequence MMKRGTSLQSRRSKAGVTGDAPQKGSPQIHRRSTHEALLQAGRPRSSSTTDTPSSPALADMLITSGYHSTEEPDKPDRYDGSAPAASPNAVSCGADGYDAVDSTPDPQRTKQAIAQLQQKILKLTEQIKIEQTARDDNVAEYLKLANNADKLQSVRIKQVFEKKNQKSSQTIQHLQKKLENYHRKLREVEHNGIPRQPKDVLRDMHQGLKDVGAKVTGGLSSISHATHSAAGAVVSKPREFAFLIRNKFGSADNIAALKDSLDETPGDDGVGPGGMRTLAAGHLQSSPKYGSEDDCSSATSGSAGANSTTGGPGGPPSSRGNTLDPSQASGFDAILHELQELRDNQGRLEESFDNLKSHYQRDYTMIMEALQEERFRCERLEEQLNDLTELHQNEILNLKQELASMEEKIAYQSNERARDIQEALEACQTRISKMELQLQQQQQQVVQLEGLENATARTLLGKLINVLLAVMAVLLVFVSTLANCVVPLMKTRSRTLSTLLLVVLAAFLWRHWHAFSEYLHRFLLHPR, from the exons ATGATGAAGCGAGGCACCAGCCTGCAGAGCCGGCGCAGCAAGGCGGGGGTGACCGGGGACGCCCCCCAGAAAGGGAGCCCCCAGATTCACCGGCGCAGCACCCACGAGGCCCTGCTGCAGGCTGGCCGCCCTCGCTCCTCCTCCACCACGGACACGCCCAGCAGCCCCGCCCTGGCCGACATGCTCATCACGTCCGGCTACCATTCGACTGAGGAACCCGACAAG CCGGATCGCTACGACGGCTCGGCTCCTGCCGCGTCACCGAACGCCGTCTCCTGCGGCGCGGACGGGTACGACGCGGTGGACAGCACGCCGGACCCTCAGCGCACCAAGCAGGCCATCGCCCAACTGCAGCAGAAGATCCTCAAGCTGACGGAACAAATCAAAATCGAGCAGACGGCGCGCGACGACAACGTGGCCGAGTACCTGAAACTGGCCAACAACGCCGACAAGCTGCAGAGCGTGCGGATCAAGCAGGTGTTTGAGAAGAAGAACCAGAAGTCCTCTCAGACCATCCAGCACCTGCAGAAGAAGCTGGAGAACTACCACCGCAAGCTTCGCGAGGTGGAGCACAACGGCATCCCGCGCCAGCCCAAAGACGTCCTGCGAGACATGCACCAGGGCCTGAAAGACGTCGGCGCCAAG GTGACGGGCGGCCTCTCCAGCATTTCGCACGCCACTCACTCAGCAGCCGGAGCCGTGGTGTCCAAGCCGAGAGAATTCGCTTTCCTCATCCGCAACAAGTTCGGGAGCGCCGACAACATCGCCGCCCTCAAAGATTCCCTGGACGAGACGCCGGGCGACGACGGGGTCGGCCCCGGCGGCATGAGGACGCTGGCCGCCGGCCACCTGCAGTCCAGTCCAAAGTACGGCAGCGAGGACGACTGTTCCAGCGCCACGTCGGGCTCCGCCGGGGCCAACAGCACGACCGGAGGCCCCGGGGGCCCCCCCAGCTCCAGGGGGAACACGCTCGATCCTTCTCAGGCTTCGGGGTTCGACGCTATACTCCACGAGCTCCAAGAGCTGCGGGACAACCAAGGGCGACTCGAGGAGTCCTTCGACAATTTGAAGTCGCACTATCAACGCGACTACACGATGATCATGGAGGCTCTGCAAGAGGAGCGCTTCAG GTGCGAACGCTTGGAAGAGCAGCTCAACGATCTGACCGAGCTGCACCAGAACGAAATCCTCAACTTGAAACAGGAGCTGGCCAGCATGGAGGAGAAGATCGCGTACCAGTCCAACGAGCGAGCCCGAGACATCCAG GAGGCGCTGGAGGCCTGCCAGACGCGCATCTCCAAGATGGAGCtgcagctgcagcagcagcagcagcaggtggTGCAGCTGGAGGGCCTGGAGAATGCCACGGCGCGCACGCTCCTGGGCAAGCTCATCAACGTGCTGCTGGCCGTCATGGCCGTGCTGCTGGTCTTCGTGTCCACGCTGGCCAACTGCGTGGTGCCGCTGATGAAGACGCGCTCGCGCACGCTCTCCACGCTGCTCCTCGTCGTCCTGGCCGCCTTCTTGTGGCGCCACTGGCACGCCTTCTCCGAGTACCTGCACCGCTTCCTGCTGCACCCCAGATGA
- the h1m gene encoding linker histone H1M, with amino-acid sequence MPPKKPTVALNEMPAASKALLASKVKRKSGVVTLRRISMHPTTSVMVVEALKVLDSRKGVTKQAIQNFIKRKYPSVDNIRLKYFVGRALNKGLENGTLVRPANSPVTTSILGRFRLAPKRKESKAKAENVEPNVETAAKEAPETKAGGIKRAAADELKSPKKKVRRGPSKSKKDEEDVAPPSKVAPAKKPKAKKAANEKVDAKANVKSKAKSKETADAEKTTKAKSKDAADAEKTKAMTKEAANAKKTKAKPIEAADAEKTKEKTKEAANSKKTTKAKSKEADDSETKVKPKGAKGKAAKISDKETEPKDVAAKRGRKKNIE; translated from the exons atgCCTCCTAAAAAGCCAACAGTAGCTTTAAATGAAATGCCCGCCGCCAGTAAAGCTTTACTCGCCTCAAAAGTGAAGAGAAAGTCCG GTGTCGTGACTTTGCGTCGAATTTCCATGCACCCGACCACGAGCGTCATGGTGGTCGAGGCGCTCAAAGTGCTGGACTCCAGGAAGGGGGTGACCAAACAGGCCATCCAGAACTTCATAAAGCGAAAGTACCCCTCCGTGGACAACATCCGTCTCAAGTACTTCGTCGGCAGAGCCCTCAATAAAGGCCTGGAGAACGGCACTTTGGTTCGACCTGCCAACTCACCAGTCACCACGAGCATCCTGGGCAGATTTCGG ctTGCACCAAAGCGTAAAGAGTCCAAAGCAAAAGCAGAGAATGTGGAGCCGAATGTGGAAACGGCGGCAAAGGAAGCACCCGAGACGAAAGCTG gtggCATAAAGAGAGCAGCTGCAGATGAACTAAAATCACCAAAGAAAAAGGTGAGAAGG GGTCCCAGTAAATCCAAGAAGGATGAAGAGGACGTGGCTCCCCCCTCCAAGGTAGCACCAGCGAAGAAGCCCAAAGCTAAAAAAGCTGCCAATGAGAAAGTTGACGCTAAAGCAAATGTGAAGAGCAAAGCGAAGTCCAAGGAAACTGCGGATGCCGAGAAGACGACAAAAGCAAAGTCCAAGGACGCTGCGGATGCAGAGAAGACAAAAGCAATGACCAAGGAAGCTGCGAACGCCAAGAAGACAAAAGCGAAGCCCATAGAAGCTGCAGATGCAGAGAAGACAAAAGAAAAGACCAAGGAAGCTGCGAACTCCAAGAAGACGACAAAAGCAAAGTCCAAGGAAGCTGACGATTCTGAGACAAAAGTGAAGCCTAAGGGGGCAAAGGGTAAAGCTGCCAAAATTTCTGACAAAGAAACTGAACCAAAAGATGTTGCTGCTAAACGAGGCAGGAAGAAGAATATAGAGTGA
- the tmcc1b gene encoding transmembrane and coiled-coil domains protein 1b isoform X1, translating into MDQGCSEQCPDEADSGGRAELEGGRRASESEHGLSKMTHNALENMGALGHGLKQLFQQQRRRSSVSPHDTAGVSEPAADVVVPEGGDARAPSALSLDSDGPAASAPPAALSRVLQQIRGAPPMMKRGTSLQSRRSKAGVTGDAPQKGSPQIHRRSTHEALLQAGRPRSSSTTDTPSSPALADMLITSGYHSTEEPDKPDRYDGSAPAASPNAVSCGADGYDAVDSTPDPQRTKQAIAQLQQKILKLTEQIKIEQTARDDNVAEYLKLANNADKLQSVRIKQVFEKKNQKSSQTIQHLQKKLENYHRKLREVEHNGIPRQPKDVLRDMHQGLKDVGAKVTGGLSSISHATHSAAGAVVSKPREFAFLIRNKFGSADNIAALKDSLDETPGDDGVGPGGMRTLAAGHLQSSPKYGSEDDCSSATSGSAGANSTTGGPGGPPSSRGNTLDPSQASGFDAILHELQELRDNQGRLEESFDNLKSHYQRDYTMIMEALQEERFRCERLEEQLNDLTELHQNEILNLKQELASMEEKIAYQSNERARDIQEALEACQTRISKMELQLQQQQQQVVQLEGLENATARTLLGKLINVLLAVMAVLLVFVSTLANCVVPLMKTRSRTLSTLLLVVLAAFLWRHWHAFSEYLHRFLLHPR; encoded by the exons ATGGATCAGGGTTGTAGTGAGCAGTGTCCAGACGAAGCGGACTCAGGAGGCCGGGCGGAGCTGGAGGGCGGTCGGAGGGCGTCGGAATCCGAGCATGGCTTGTCCAAAATGACCCATAACGCCCTGGAGAACATGGGAGCGTTGGGTCACGGCCTCAAGCAGCTCTTCCAGCAGCAGCGCAGACGCTCCTCCGTGTCCCCCCATGACACCGCCGGCGTTTCTGAGCCCGCCGCCGACGTCGTCGTCCCGGAAGGCGGCGACGCCCGAGCCCCCTCGGCCCTCTCCTTGGATTCTGACGGCCCCGCCGCTTCCGCCCCTCCCGCAGCTCTGAGCCGCGTGCTGCAGCAGATCCGCGGTGCTCCGCCAATGATGAAGCGAGGCACCAGCCTGCAGAGCCGGCGCAGCAAGGCGGGGGTGACCGGGGACGCCCCCCAGAAAGGGAGCCCCCAGATTCACCGGCGCAGCACCCACGAGGCCCTGCTGCAGGCTGGCCGCCCTCGCTCCTCCTCCACCACGGACACGCCCAGCAGCCCCGCCCTGGCCGACATGCTCATCACGTCCGGCTACCATTCGACTGAGGAACCCGACAAG CCGGATCGCTACGACGGCTCGGCTCCTGCCGCGTCACCGAACGCCGTCTCCTGCGGCGCGGACGGGTACGACGCGGTGGACAGCACGCCGGACCCTCAGCGCACCAAGCAGGCCATCGCCCAACTGCAGCAGAAGATCCTCAAGCTGACGGAACAAATCAAAATCGAGCAGACGGCGCGCGACGACAACGTGGCCGAGTACCTGAAACTGGCCAACAACGCCGACAAGCTGCAGAGCGTGCGGATCAAGCAGGTGTTTGAGAAGAAGAACCAGAAGTCCTCTCAGACCATCCAGCACCTGCAGAAGAAGCTGGAGAACTACCACCGCAAGCTTCGCGAGGTGGAGCACAACGGCATCCCGCGCCAGCCCAAAGACGTCCTGCGAGACATGCACCAGGGCCTGAAAGACGTCGGCGCCAAG GTGACGGGCGGCCTCTCCAGCATTTCGCACGCCACTCACTCAGCAGCCGGAGCCGTGGTGTCCAAGCCGAGAGAATTCGCTTTCCTCATCCGCAACAAGTTCGGGAGCGCCGACAACATCGCCGCCCTCAAAGATTCCCTGGACGAGACGCCGGGCGACGACGGGGTCGGCCCCGGCGGCATGAGGACGCTGGCCGCCGGCCACCTGCAGTCCAGTCCAAAGTACGGCAGCGAGGACGACTGTTCCAGCGCCACGTCGGGCTCCGCCGGGGCCAACAGCACGACCGGAGGCCCCGGGGGCCCCCCCAGCTCCAGGGGGAACACGCTCGATCCTTCTCAGGCTTCGGGGTTCGACGCTATACTCCACGAGCTCCAAGAGCTGCGGGACAACCAAGGGCGACTCGAGGAGTCCTTCGACAATTTGAAGTCGCACTATCAACGCGACTACACGATGATCATGGAGGCTCTGCAAGAGGAGCGCTTCAG GTGCGAACGCTTGGAAGAGCAGCTCAACGATCTGACCGAGCTGCACCAGAACGAAATCCTCAACTTGAAACAGGAGCTGGCCAGCATGGAGGAGAAGATCGCGTACCAGTCCAACGAGCGAGCCCGAGACATCCAG GAGGCGCTGGAGGCCTGCCAGACGCGCATCTCCAAGATGGAGCtgcagctgcagcagcagcagcagcaggtggTGCAGCTGGAGGGCCTGGAGAATGCCACGGCGCGCACGCTCCTGGGCAAGCTCATCAACGTGCTGCTGGCCGTCATGGCCGTGCTGCTGGTCTTCGTGTCCACGCTGGCCAACTGCGTGGTGCCGCTGATGAAGACGCGCTCGCGCACGCTCTCCACGCTGCTCCTCGTCGTCCTGGCCGCCTTCTTGTGGCGCCACTGGCACGCCTTCTCCGAGTACCTGCACCGCTTCCTGCTGCACCCCAGATGA